A portion of the Camelus ferus isolate YT-003-E chromosome 16, BCGSAC_Cfer_1.0, whole genome shotgun sequence genome contains these proteins:
- the DRC3 gene encoding dynein regulatory complex subunit 3 isoform X2, with product MHQLCDMEPRVMDDDMLKLAVGEQGPRDEAGQLAKQEGILFKDVLSLQLDFQNILRIDNLWQFENLRKLQLDNNTIEKIEGLEKLTRLVWLEQGSVDLNPGPEAERPSWRGHGAAGGWSPPTQAQTPRPSSADLSFNNIETIEGLDTLVNLEDLSLFNNRIAKIDSLDALVKLQVLSLGNNRIGNLMNIIYLRRFKDLRTLSLAGNPIAAAEDYRMFICAYLPDLVYLDFRRIDDHTKELAEVKHQYSTDELKHQENLMQARLEDEQARREELEEHKHVRRGRGGQQAGEPARRGRAHGDTYKDKFVIICLNIFEYGLKQQEKRKAELDTFNERVQEAVQENQAQGRHRTAEFEEKHLLSLSTIRGESELTDIETKIADQREDIAELSNALMTLEMQLVEQLEETINMFERNIVDLVELFIENVQSLMAQCRDLENHHHEKLLEIAINILEKIVKGELDEDLPDDVRALFVDKDTIVNAVGASHDMHLLKIDNREDELVTRVNSWCTHLVDKIHKDEMTRNRRRVKEINQYGDHVQGELDSLECGDILD from the exons ATGCACCAGCTGTGCGACATGGAACCCAGGGTGATGGACGACGACATGCTGAAGCTGGCTGTGGGGGAGCAGGGCCCACGGGACGAGGCCGGGCAGCTGGCCAAGCAGGAGGGCATCCTCTTCAAAGACGTTCTGTCGCTGCAGCTGGACTTCCAGA ACATCCTGCGCATAGACAACCTCTGGCAGTTTGAGAACTTGCGGAAGCTGCAGCTGGACAACAACACCATCGAGAAGATCGAGGGCCTGGAGAAGCTCACTCGCCTGGTCTGGCTGG AACAGGGCAGCGTAGACCTGAATCCCGGCCCGGAAGCTGAGCGGCCAAGCTGGCGAGGGCACGGAGCTGCGGGGGGATGGTCACCCCCAACCCAGGCCCAGACCCCACGGCCCTCTTCCGCAGACCTGTCCTTCAACAACATTGAGACCATAGAGGGGCTGGACACGCTGGTGAACCTGGAGGACCTGAGCCTGTTCAACAACCGAATCGCCAAGATCGACTCTCTGGACGCCCTGGTCAAGCTGCAGGTTCTGTCCCTGGGCAACAACCGGATTGGAAACCTGATGAAC atCATCTACCTGCGGCGGTTCAAGGACCTGCGGACGCTGAGCCTCGCAGGGAACCCCATCGCCGCGGCGGAGGATTACAGGATGTTCATTTGTGCCTACCTTCCCGACCTTGTGTACCTGGACTTCCGGCGCATCGACGACCACACG AAGGAGCTGGCGGAGGTGAAGCACCAGTACAGCACAGATGAGCTGAAGCACCAGGAGAACCTGATGCAGGCCCGGCTGGAAGATGAGCAGGCCCGgcgggaggagctggaggagcacAAG CATGTACGCCGAGGACGTGGAGGGCAGCAAGCTGGCGAGCCTGCCCGGCGTGGCCGAGCTCATGGAGAC ACCTACAAGGACAAGTTCGTCATCATCTGCCTGAACATCTTCGAGTACGGCCTGAAGCAGCAGGAGAAGCGGAAAGCGGAGCTCGACACCTTCAACGAGCGTGTCCAAGAGGCCGTCCAGGAGAACCAGGCACAGGGCAGACACAGGACTGCCGAGTTCGAGGAGAAGCACTTGCTG AGTTTAAGTACCATCCGTGGTGAGTCCGAGCTGACCGACATTGAGACAAAGATAGCAGATCAGAGAGAGGACATCGCTGAGCTCTCCAATGCGCTCATGACGCTGGAGATGCAGCTGGTGGAGCAGCTGGAG GAGACTATAAACATGTTTGAAAGGAACATTGTCGATCTGGTGGAACTCTTTATTGAAAATGTCCAAAGCCT AATGGCTCAGTGCCGGGACCTAGAGAACCACCACCACGAGAAGCTCCTGGAGATCGCCATCAACATCTTGGAGAAGATAGTCAAGGGTGAGCTGGACGAGGACCTGCCAGACGACGTGCGCGCG CTCTTTGTCGACAAAGACACGATTGTTAATGCGGTCGGGGCATCCCACGACATGCACCTGCTGAAGATCGACAACCGGGAGGACGAGCTGGTGACCCGGGTCAACTCTTGGTGCACACACCTGGTGGACAAG ATTCACAAGGACGAGATGACAAGGAATCGCAGGCGCGTAAAGGAGATTAACCAGTACGGGGACCACGTGCAGGGTGAGCTGGACAGCCTGGAGTGTGGTGACATCCTGGACTAG
- the DRC3 gene encoding dynein regulatory complex subunit 3 isoform X1, with protein sequence MHQLCDMEPRVMDDDMLKLAVGEQGPRDEAGQLAKQEGILFKDVLSLQLDFQNILRIDNLWQFENLRKLQLDNNTIEKIEGLEKLTRLVWLEQGSVDLNPGPEAERPSWRGHGAAGGWSPPTQAQTPRPSSADLSFNNIETIEGLDTLVNLEDLSLFNNRIAKIDSLDALVKLQVLSLGNNRIGNLMNIIYLRRFKDLRTLSLAGNPIAAAEDYRMFICAYLPDLVYLDFRRIDDHTKELAEVKHQYSTDELKHQENLMQARLEDEQARREELEEHKAAFVENLNGSFLFDSMYAEDVEGSKLASLPGVAELMETYKDKFVIICLNIFEYGLKQQEKRKAELDTFNERVQEAVQENQAQGRHRTAEFEEKHLLSLSTIRGESELTDIETKIADQREDIAELSNALMTLEMQLVEQLEETINMFERNIVDLVELFIENVQSLMAQCRDLENHHHEKLLEIAINILEKIVKGELDEDLPDDVRALFVDKDTIVNAVGASHDMHLLKIDNREDELVTRVNSWCTHLVDKIHKDEMTRNRRRVKEINQYGDHVQGELDSLECGDILD encoded by the exons ATGCACCAGCTGTGCGACATGGAACCCAGGGTGATGGACGACGACATGCTGAAGCTGGCTGTGGGGGAGCAGGGCCCACGGGACGAGGCCGGGCAGCTGGCCAAGCAGGAGGGCATCCTCTTCAAAGACGTTCTGTCGCTGCAGCTGGACTTCCAGA ACATCCTGCGCATAGACAACCTCTGGCAGTTTGAGAACTTGCGGAAGCTGCAGCTGGACAACAACACCATCGAGAAGATCGAGGGCCTGGAGAAGCTCACTCGCCTGGTCTGGCTGG AACAGGGCAGCGTAGACCTGAATCCCGGCCCGGAAGCTGAGCGGCCAAGCTGGCGAGGGCACGGAGCTGCGGGGGGATGGTCACCCCCAACCCAGGCCCAGACCCCACGGCCCTCTTCCGCAGACCTGTCCTTCAACAACATTGAGACCATAGAGGGGCTGGACACGCTGGTGAACCTGGAGGACCTGAGCCTGTTCAACAACCGAATCGCCAAGATCGACTCTCTGGACGCCCTGGTCAAGCTGCAGGTTCTGTCCCTGGGCAACAACCGGATTGGAAACCTGATGAAC atCATCTACCTGCGGCGGTTCAAGGACCTGCGGACGCTGAGCCTCGCAGGGAACCCCATCGCCGCGGCGGAGGATTACAGGATGTTCATTTGTGCCTACCTTCCCGACCTTGTGTACCTGGACTTCCGGCGCATCGACGACCACACG AAGGAGCTGGCGGAGGTGAAGCACCAGTACAGCACAGATGAGCTGAAGCACCAGGAGAACCTGATGCAGGCCCGGCTGGAAGATGAGCAGGCCCGgcgggaggagctggaggagcacAAG GCTGCCTTCGTGGAGAACCTGAACGGCTCCTTCCTGTTCGACAGCATGTACGCCGAGGACGTGGAGGGCAGCAAGCTGGCGAGCCTGCCCGGCGTGGCCGAGCTCATGGAGAC CTACAAGGACAAGTTCGTCATCATCTGCCTGAACATCTTCGAGTACGGCCTGAAGCAGCAGGAGAAGCGGAAAGCGGAGCTCGACACCTTCAACGAGCGTGTCCAAGAGGCCGTCCAGGAGAACCAGGCACAGGGCAGACACAGGACTGCCGAGTTCGAGGAGAAGCACTTGCTG AGTTTAAGTACCATCCGTGGTGAGTCCGAGCTGACCGACATTGAGACAAAGATAGCAGATCAGAGAGAGGACATCGCTGAGCTCTCCAATGCGCTCATGACGCTGGAGATGCAGCTGGTGGAGCAGCTGGAG GAGACTATAAACATGTTTGAAAGGAACATTGTCGATCTGGTGGAACTCTTTATTGAAAATGTCCAAAGCCT AATGGCTCAGTGCCGGGACCTAGAGAACCACCACCACGAGAAGCTCCTGGAGATCGCCATCAACATCTTGGAGAAGATAGTCAAGGGTGAGCTGGACGAGGACCTGCCAGACGACGTGCGCGCG CTCTTTGTCGACAAAGACACGATTGTTAATGCGGTCGGGGCATCCCACGACATGCACCTGCTGAAGATCGACAACCGGGAGGACGAGCTGGTGACCCGGGTCAACTCTTGGTGCACACACCTGGTGGACAAG ATTCACAAGGACGAGATGACAAGGAATCGCAGGCGCGTAAAGGAGATTAACCAGTACGGGGACCACGTGCAGGGTGAGCTGGACAGCCTGGAGTGTGGTGACATCCTGGACTAG
- the DRC3 gene encoding dynein regulatory complex subunit 3 isoform X4 produces the protein MHQLCDMEPRVMDDDMLKLAVGEQGPRDEAGQLAKQEGILFKDVLSLQLDFQNILRIDNLWQFENLRKLQLDNNTIEKIEGLEKLTRLVWLEQGSVDLNPGPEAERPSWRGHGAAGGWSPPTQAQTPRPSSADLSFNNIETIEGLDTLVNLEDLSLFNNRIAKIDSLDALVKLQVLSLGNNRIGNLMNIIYLRRFKDLRTLSLAGNPIAAAEDYRMFICAYLPDLVYLDFRRIDDHTKELAEVKHQYSTDELKHQENLMQARLEDEQARREELEEHKAAFVENLNGSFLFDSMYAEDVEGSKLASLPGVAELMETYKDKFVIICLNIFEYGLKQQEKRKAELDTFNERVQEAVQENQAQGRHRTAEFEEKHLLSLSTIRGESELTDIETKIADQREDIAELSNALMTLEMQLVEQLEETINMFERNIVDLVELFIENVQSLMAQCRDLENHHHEKLLEIAINILEKIVKGELDEDLPDDVRAAGFQKLTSVGLPALPKRDHYK, from the exons ATGCACCAGCTGTGCGACATGGAACCCAGGGTGATGGACGACGACATGCTGAAGCTGGCTGTGGGGGAGCAGGGCCCACGGGACGAGGCCGGGCAGCTGGCCAAGCAGGAGGGCATCCTCTTCAAAGACGTTCTGTCGCTGCAGCTGGACTTCCAGA ACATCCTGCGCATAGACAACCTCTGGCAGTTTGAGAACTTGCGGAAGCTGCAGCTGGACAACAACACCATCGAGAAGATCGAGGGCCTGGAGAAGCTCACTCGCCTGGTCTGGCTGG AACAGGGCAGCGTAGACCTGAATCCCGGCCCGGAAGCTGAGCGGCCAAGCTGGCGAGGGCACGGAGCTGCGGGGGGATGGTCACCCCCAACCCAGGCCCAGACCCCACGGCCCTCTTCCGCAGACCTGTCCTTCAACAACATTGAGACCATAGAGGGGCTGGACACGCTGGTGAACCTGGAGGACCTGAGCCTGTTCAACAACCGAATCGCCAAGATCGACTCTCTGGACGCCCTGGTCAAGCTGCAGGTTCTGTCCCTGGGCAACAACCGGATTGGAAACCTGATGAAC atCATCTACCTGCGGCGGTTCAAGGACCTGCGGACGCTGAGCCTCGCAGGGAACCCCATCGCCGCGGCGGAGGATTACAGGATGTTCATTTGTGCCTACCTTCCCGACCTTGTGTACCTGGACTTCCGGCGCATCGACGACCACACG AAGGAGCTGGCGGAGGTGAAGCACCAGTACAGCACAGATGAGCTGAAGCACCAGGAGAACCTGATGCAGGCCCGGCTGGAAGATGAGCAGGCCCGgcgggaggagctggaggagcacAAG GCTGCCTTCGTGGAGAACCTGAACGGCTCCTTCCTGTTCGACAGCATGTACGCCGAGGACGTGGAGGGCAGCAAGCTGGCGAGCCTGCCCGGCGTGGCCGAGCTCATGGAGAC CTACAAGGACAAGTTCGTCATCATCTGCCTGAACATCTTCGAGTACGGCCTGAAGCAGCAGGAGAAGCGGAAAGCGGAGCTCGACACCTTCAACGAGCGTGTCCAAGAGGCCGTCCAGGAGAACCAGGCACAGGGCAGACACAGGACTGCCGAGTTCGAGGAGAAGCACTTGCTG AGTTTAAGTACCATCCGTGGTGAGTCCGAGCTGACCGACATTGAGACAAAGATAGCAGATCAGAGAGAGGACATCGCTGAGCTCTCCAATGCGCTCATGACGCTGGAGATGCAGCTGGTGGAGCAGCTGGAG GAGACTATAAACATGTTTGAAAGGAACATTGTCGATCTGGTGGAACTCTTTATTGAAAATGTCCAAAGCCT AATGGCTCAGTGCCGGGACCTAGAGAACCACCACCACGAGAAGCTCCTGGAGATCGCCATCAACATCTTGGAGAAGATAGTCAAGGGTGAGCTGGACGAGGACCTGCCAGACGACGTGCGCGCG GCTGGCTTCCAAAAGCTCACTTCTGTGGGGCTTCCGGCACTTCCTAAGAGAGACCACTACAAATAG
- the DRC3 gene encoding dynein regulatory complex subunit 3 isoform X5 has translation MRKCTGRTWHGGRTINCQAPLLADLSFNNIETIEGLDTLVNLEDLSLFNNRIAKIDSLDALVKLQVLSLGNNRIGNLMNIIYLRRFKDLRTLSLAGNPIAAAEDYRMFICAYLPDLVYLDFRRIDDHTKELAEVKHQYSTDELKHQENLMQARLEDEQARREELEEHKAAFVENLNGSFLFDSMYAEDVEGSKLASLPGVAELMETYKDKFVIICLNIFEYGLKQQEKRKAELDTFNERVQEAVQENQAQGRHRTAEFEEKHLLSLSTIRGESELTDIETKIADQREDIAELSNALMTLEMQLVEQLEETINMFERNIVDLVELFIENVQSLMAQCRDLENHHHEKLLEIAINILEKIVKGELDEDLPDDVRALFVDKDTIVNAVGASHDMHLLKIDNREDELVTRVNSWCTHLVDKIHKDEMTRNRRRVKEINQYGDHVQGELDSLECGDILD, from the exons atgaggaAATGCACTGGGAGGACCTGGCATGGGGGAAGGACAATAAATTGTCAGGCCCCACTGTTGGCAG ACCTGTCCTTCAACAACATTGAGACCATAGAGGGGCTGGACACGCTGGTGAACCTGGAGGACCTGAGCCTGTTCAACAACCGAATCGCCAAGATCGACTCTCTGGACGCCCTGGTCAAGCTGCAGGTTCTGTCCCTGGGCAACAACCGGATTGGAAACCTGATGAAC atCATCTACCTGCGGCGGTTCAAGGACCTGCGGACGCTGAGCCTCGCAGGGAACCCCATCGCCGCGGCGGAGGATTACAGGATGTTCATTTGTGCCTACCTTCCCGACCTTGTGTACCTGGACTTCCGGCGCATCGACGACCACACG AAGGAGCTGGCGGAGGTGAAGCACCAGTACAGCACAGATGAGCTGAAGCACCAGGAGAACCTGATGCAGGCCCGGCTGGAAGATGAGCAGGCCCGgcgggaggagctggaggagcacAAG GCTGCCTTCGTGGAGAACCTGAACGGCTCCTTCCTGTTCGACAGCATGTACGCCGAGGACGTGGAGGGCAGCAAGCTGGCGAGCCTGCCCGGCGTGGCCGAGCTCATGGAGAC CTACAAGGACAAGTTCGTCATCATCTGCCTGAACATCTTCGAGTACGGCCTGAAGCAGCAGGAGAAGCGGAAAGCGGAGCTCGACACCTTCAACGAGCGTGTCCAAGAGGCCGTCCAGGAGAACCAGGCACAGGGCAGACACAGGACTGCCGAGTTCGAGGAGAAGCACTTGCTG AGTTTAAGTACCATCCGTGGTGAGTCCGAGCTGACCGACATTGAGACAAAGATAGCAGATCAGAGAGAGGACATCGCTGAGCTCTCCAATGCGCTCATGACGCTGGAGATGCAGCTGGTGGAGCAGCTGGAG GAGACTATAAACATGTTTGAAAGGAACATTGTCGATCTGGTGGAACTCTTTATTGAAAATGTCCAAAGCCT AATGGCTCAGTGCCGGGACCTAGAGAACCACCACCACGAGAAGCTCCTGGAGATCGCCATCAACATCTTGGAGAAGATAGTCAAGGGTGAGCTGGACGAGGACCTGCCAGACGACGTGCGCGCG CTCTTTGTCGACAAAGACACGATTGTTAATGCGGTCGGGGCATCCCACGACATGCACCTGCTGAAGATCGACAACCGGGAGGACGAGCTGGTGACCCGGGTCAACTCTTGGTGCACACACCTGGTGGACAAG ATTCACAAGGACGAGATGACAAGGAATCGCAGGCGCGTAAAGGAGATTAACCAGTACGGGGACCACGTGCAGGGTGAGCTGGACAGCCTGGAGTGTGGTGACATCCTGGACTAG
- the DRC3 gene encoding dynein regulatory complex subunit 3 isoform X6: MHQLCDMEPRVMDDDMLKLAVGEQGPRDEAGQLAKQEGILFKDVLSLQLDFQNILRIDNLWQFENLRKLQLDNNTIEKIEGLEKLTRLVWLEQGSVDLNPGPEAERPSWRGHGAAGGWSPPTQAQTPRPSSADLSFNNIETIEGLDTLVNLEDLSLFNNRIAKIDSLDALVKLQVLSLGNNRIGNLMNIIYLRRFKDLRTLSLAGNPIAAAEDYRMFICAYLPDLVYLDFRRIDDHTKELAEVKHQYSTDELKHQENLMQARLEDEQARREELEEHKAAFVENLNGSFLFDSMYAEDVEGSKLASLPGVAELMETYKDKFVIICLNIFEYGLKQQEKRKAELDTFNERVQEAVQENQAQGRHRTAEFEEKHLLSLSTIRGESELTDIETKIADQREDIAELSNALMTLEMQLVEQLEAPCQAFWVKTPFMLHCNLLRHELCKGNPFYR; encoded by the exons ATGCACCAGCTGTGCGACATGGAACCCAGGGTGATGGACGACGACATGCTGAAGCTGGCTGTGGGGGAGCAGGGCCCACGGGACGAGGCCGGGCAGCTGGCCAAGCAGGAGGGCATCCTCTTCAAAGACGTTCTGTCGCTGCAGCTGGACTTCCAGA ACATCCTGCGCATAGACAACCTCTGGCAGTTTGAGAACTTGCGGAAGCTGCAGCTGGACAACAACACCATCGAGAAGATCGAGGGCCTGGAGAAGCTCACTCGCCTGGTCTGGCTGG AACAGGGCAGCGTAGACCTGAATCCCGGCCCGGAAGCTGAGCGGCCAAGCTGGCGAGGGCACGGAGCTGCGGGGGGATGGTCACCCCCAACCCAGGCCCAGACCCCACGGCCCTCTTCCGCAGACCTGTCCTTCAACAACATTGAGACCATAGAGGGGCTGGACACGCTGGTGAACCTGGAGGACCTGAGCCTGTTCAACAACCGAATCGCCAAGATCGACTCTCTGGACGCCCTGGTCAAGCTGCAGGTTCTGTCCCTGGGCAACAACCGGATTGGAAACCTGATGAAC atCATCTACCTGCGGCGGTTCAAGGACCTGCGGACGCTGAGCCTCGCAGGGAACCCCATCGCCGCGGCGGAGGATTACAGGATGTTCATTTGTGCCTACCTTCCCGACCTTGTGTACCTGGACTTCCGGCGCATCGACGACCACACG AAGGAGCTGGCGGAGGTGAAGCACCAGTACAGCACAGATGAGCTGAAGCACCAGGAGAACCTGATGCAGGCCCGGCTGGAAGATGAGCAGGCCCGgcgggaggagctggaggagcacAAG GCTGCCTTCGTGGAGAACCTGAACGGCTCCTTCCTGTTCGACAGCATGTACGCCGAGGACGTGGAGGGCAGCAAGCTGGCGAGCCTGCCCGGCGTGGCCGAGCTCATGGAGAC CTACAAGGACAAGTTCGTCATCATCTGCCTGAACATCTTCGAGTACGGCCTGAAGCAGCAGGAGAAGCGGAAAGCGGAGCTCGACACCTTCAACGAGCGTGTCCAAGAGGCCGTCCAGGAGAACCAGGCACAGGGCAGACACAGGACTGCCGAGTTCGAGGAGAAGCACTTGCTG AGTTTAAGTACCATCCGTGGTGAGTCCGAGCTGACCGACATTGAGACAAAGATAGCAGATCAGAGAGAGGACATCGCTGAGCTCTCCAATGCGCTCATGACGCTGGAGATGCAGCTGGTGGAGCAGCTGGAG GCACCTTGCCAAGCATTTTGGGTGAAGACCCCATTTATGCTTCACTGCAACCTCCTGAGACATGAACTGTGCAAAGgaaacccattttatagatga
- the DRC3 gene encoding dynein regulatory complex subunit 3 isoform X3, whose amino-acid sequence MHQLCDMEPRVMDDDMLKLAVGEQGPRDEAGQLAKQEGILFKDVLSLQLDFQNILRIDNLWQFENLRKLQLDNNTIEKIEGLEKLTRLVWLDLSFNNIETIEGLDTLVNLEDLSLFNNRIAKIDSLDALVKLQVLSLGNNRIGNLMNIIYLRRFKDLRTLSLAGNPIAAAEDYRMFICAYLPDLVYLDFRRIDDHTKELAEVKHQYSTDELKHQENLMQARLEDEQARREELEEHKAAFVENLNGSFLFDSMYAEDVEGSKLASLPGVAELMETYKDKFVIICLNIFEYGLKQQEKRKAELDTFNERVQEAVQENQAQGRHRTAEFEEKHLLSLSTIRGESELTDIETKIADQREDIAELSNALMTLEMQLVEQLEETINMFERNIVDLVELFIENVQSLMAQCRDLENHHHEKLLEIAINILEKIVKGELDEDLPDDVRALFVDKDTIVNAVGASHDMHLLKIDNREDELVTRVNSWCTHLVDKIHKDEMTRNRRRVKEINQYGDHVQGELDSLECGDILD is encoded by the exons ATGCACCAGCTGTGCGACATGGAACCCAGGGTGATGGACGACGACATGCTGAAGCTGGCTGTGGGGGAGCAGGGCCCACGGGACGAGGCCGGGCAGCTGGCCAAGCAGGAGGGCATCCTCTTCAAAGACGTTCTGTCGCTGCAGCTGGACTTCCAGA ACATCCTGCGCATAGACAACCTCTGGCAGTTTGAGAACTTGCGGAAGCTGCAGCTGGACAACAACACCATCGAGAAGATCGAGGGCCTGGAGAAGCTCACTCGCCTGGTCTGGCTGG ACCTGTCCTTCAACAACATTGAGACCATAGAGGGGCTGGACACGCTGGTGAACCTGGAGGACCTGAGCCTGTTCAACAACCGAATCGCCAAGATCGACTCTCTGGACGCCCTGGTCAAGCTGCAGGTTCTGTCCCTGGGCAACAACCGGATTGGAAACCTGATGAAC atCATCTACCTGCGGCGGTTCAAGGACCTGCGGACGCTGAGCCTCGCAGGGAACCCCATCGCCGCGGCGGAGGATTACAGGATGTTCATTTGTGCCTACCTTCCCGACCTTGTGTACCTGGACTTCCGGCGCATCGACGACCACACG AAGGAGCTGGCGGAGGTGAAGCACCAGTACAGCACAGATGAGCTGAAGCACCAGGAGAACCTGATGCAGGCCCGGCTGGAAGATGAGCAGGCCCGgcgggaggagctggaggagcacAAG GCTGCCTTCGTGGAGAACCTGAACGGCTCCTTCCTGTTCGACAGCATGTACGCCGAGGACGTGGAGGGCAGCAAGCTGGCGAGCCTGCCCGGCGTGGCCGAGCTCATGGAGAC CTACAAGGACAAGTTCGTCATCATCTGCCTGAACATCTTCGAGTACGGCCTGAAGCAGCAGGAGAAGCGGAAAGCGGAGCTCGACACCTTCAACGAGCGTGTCCAAGAGGCCGTCCAGGAGAACCAGGCACAGGGCAGACACAGGACTGCCGAGTTCGAGGAGAAGCACTTGCTG AGTTTAAGTACCATCCGTGGTGAGTCCGAGCTGACCGACATTGAGACAAAGATAGCAGATCAGAGAGAGGACATCGCTGAGCTCTCCAATGCGCTCATGACGCTGGAGATGCAGCTGGTGGAGCAGCTGGAG GAGACTATAAACATGTTTGAAAGGAACATTGTCGATCTGGTGGAACTCTTTATTGAAAATGTCCAAAGCCT AATGGCTCAGTGCCGGGACCTAGAGAACCACCACCACGAGAAGCTCCTGGAGATCGCCATCAACATCTTGGAGAAGATAGTCAAGGGTGAGCTGGACGAGGACCTGCCAGACGACGTGCGCGCG CTCTTTGTCGACAAAGACACGATTGTTAATGCGGTCGGGGCATCCCACGACATGCACCTGCTGAAGATCGACAACCGGGAGGACGAGCTGGTGACCCGGGTCAACTCTTGGTGCACACACCTGGTGGACAAG ATTCACAAGGACGAGATGACAAGGAATCGCAGGCGCGTAAAGGAGATTAACCAGTACGGGGACCACGTGCAGGGTGAGCTGGACAGCCTGGAGTGTGGTGACATCCTGGACTAG
- the ATPAF2 gene encoding ATP synthase mitochondrial F1 complex assembly factor 2 isoform X1, producing the protein MVVSQSFRSPPTSCLSGSGRNCAGWPPPSRPPDRQGPPAACLTCHLRGPRWHAEVGHLRAAGPERKRFYQNVSIAQGEGGFEINLDHRKLRTPGAKIFTVPSEALAVAVATEWDSQQDTIRPYTMHLTTLCNTALDNPTQRDKDQLIRAAVKFLDTDTICYRVEEPEALAELQRREWDPVAEWAERRYSVEIGSSTSILGPSIPARTREVLASHLASYSMWALQGIEFVVTQLKSIVLTLGLLDRHLTVEQAVLLSRLEEEYQIQKWGSIEWAHDYERQELRARTAAGTLFVHLCSESTTVKHKLLQASG; encoded by the exons ATGGTGGTGAGTCAGAGCTTCAGATCCCCTCCCACTTCCTGCCTGTCTGGCTCTGGACGTAACTGCGCAGGCTGGCCGCCTCCATCCAGGCCTCCAGACAGACAGGGGCCTCCAGCTGCATGTCTTACCTGCCACCTGCGTGGACCGCGATGGCATGCTGAGGTGGGACACTTAAGGGCAGCAGGGCCGG AAAGGAAGAGGTTTTATCAGAACGTCAGCATCGCACAGGGTGAAG GTGGCTTTGAGATCAACTTAGACCACAGGAAGCTGCGAACTCCCGGAGCCAAGATCTTCACTGTCCCCAGCGAGGCCCTCGCCGTGGCAGTGGCCACCGAGTGGGACTCTCAGCAGGACACCATCAGGCCCTACACCATGCACCTG ACCACGCTGTGCAACACGGCTCTGGACAACCCGACCCAGCGAGACAAGGACCAGCTGATCCGGGCGGCTGTCAAGTTCCTGGACACGGACACCATCTG CTACAGGGTGGAGGAGCCGGAGGCGCTGGCGGAGCTGCAGAGGCGCGAGTGGGACCCGGTGGCAGAGTGGGCCGAGAGGAG GTACAGCGTGGAGATTGGCTCCTCCACCAGCATCCTGGGGCCCAGCATCCCAGCCCGGACTCGGGAGGTGCTGGCCAGCCACCTGGCCTCTTACAGCATGTGGGCCCTGCAGG GGATTGAGTTTGTAGTGACCCAGCTCAAGTCCATAGTGCTGACCTTGGGCCTGCTCGACCGGCACCTGACAGTGGAGCAGGCCGTGCTGCTGTCGCGCCTGGAGGAGGAGTACCAG ATCCAGAAGTGGGGCAGCATCGAGTGGGCACACGACTACGAGCGGCAGGAGCTGCGGGCCCGCACAGCCGCCGGCACCCTCTTTGTCCACCTCTGCTCCGAGAGCACGACGGTCAAGCACAAGCTCCTGCAGGCCAGCGGCTGA